Part of the Spirochaetota bacterium genome is shown below.
CTGTTTAACAATAATAGGTCAATAAATAATTGACTCTCAAATAAATATCTTGTTGTAACAATGTTAAATTAGGCTATATAAAATACAAGCCCCCTTAAAGGGGGCTTGTATTTACTCATTCAACATGTAAATATCGTTTTTGAATTAATTGATGCTTATTATTCTCTTTCATTAAAAGAATTTCTTAACTTTGATAAATTCATATTGTAAACAATTATTCATTAAAATATTAAACCTCAAGCCAAGAGTCAGAGAATAGTGATTCGCCCATCAAAACCTTTACGCTCTTTGCATATTTGACCTCATCTTCAGAAAGGGTATTCATGTCCACCTTCTCTCCATCCATTATGCTGTGAACCAGTTTGGTAAGATTCTCCCTCTCACCATTAACAACACTATTAAGATCATCATCAAAAGCATCAACAATAGCTGAATGAAGACCATTCTTCATAAGCATTATCAGATATGGTATATTTAACCAAGGACGCAACTCGTCGGGAACTCCGTTGGAGACATTGGACAATCCAACAGTTGACTTTGCTCCAGGGGCAATATCCTTCAGCATGCCCATGCATTCCACACAGGCCTTTACCTGATTTATTTCTACAGATATGGGAGAAACAATAGGGTCAACCCATAATTTTTCAATTGGTATATCCAACTCAGTTGCTTTCTGTACAAAATCAACAATATGCATAGCCCTCTCATTAGCATCTCTAGGCATTCCATCATCGCTCCATAATAGGGCAATGAGATCAGCATTGTATTGTTTAGCTAGTTTGAGTCCAGATTCAAATCGTGATGTTTGAATTGAAACAGAATTTATCAATGCTGGAATTTTGCATACTTTTAATCCAGCCTCAGTCGCAGCCATATTCGTTGTATCTAAGGCTAACGGTATATCAGTTGTAACCTCCTGGATCGTGTTAACAAGCCATTCCATCATCTCATCTCCACCCTTTCTAGCAGGTCCAATATTCACATCAATATAATCAACTCCTGCCTCAACCTCCTTTTCAACCATCTCCTGTATAGGGCGAGCGTTTCTCTCCTTCATTGCTGGTCCAAGAACCTTTGACATTACATTTAGATTTTCTCCTATGCGTATAAAAGACATTCCTTTATTCCTCCTTTTATCTATGCTGAGTATTCTTTTAAGAATGCTGGAATGTGAGCCGCCTCTCTTGGGCCAATTGTGATCTTCCAATCAGATAACTCCTCTTCCAATTCGCCGCTAATAGAGGCGGAATAACCTGGTATTATAAGTGTTTTATTGGAAATCTTATCCACAATTCCACTCTTCTTTACAAATGGACCAATAGCGTCTGCTACAAATTTTCCTGCTGCCCAGGCTGTGAGTACTGATAGTCCTTCTGTATCCATTACAAGTAGCCAAGTGGGAACCCTGCTTCCCTCAATCTCACCAGAAACGATAAAATATGTGAGTGAAAAATTGGTTGTAATGAGAACAGGTGATTTTTCATCAGGATTATTTATCTCATAGATGCCTTGCTCAGTAGCCATTGGCCTTTGAGGATCTGTATATATATTCATCCTCTCAACTAAGAGAGGGAATAGACTAAATCCTTCAAGATCGGAGAGTACTACTATCCCGCTATATTTTGCAATAAATGTAGATGCTATTAAAGTCTCTTCCATAAAATCATCAGTCATATCACAGGGAAAGGTGATAGTTGGAAATCCTAGAGGTCTAAAGGTATTCTTTATTGCAGCTCGTCTAATGATGATCTGATCTTCAAAGGCCTTCTTCATCTTCCTGGATCCTGAATCAATAACTATCTCCTTTAGTCCCATATCGGAAAGCTTGTTTGTCAGCTCTATGACTTCATCAATGCTGCTTCCCTTTACAGCAACCGAGCATTTGTTCTCCTTTGCCAGATTACCTACTTCCTCAACATTTTCTTTTGTCGCAGCATAAAGAAGCGGACGCCTATCCGCAGCAGCCTTAACACCGGTAGAAAGCACATCCACTTTATCGCTCATCAATATCAAGCCACAATCGACTGCCCCCTTAACCTTATTCACAAGCTGTTCAAATGCTGATGCATCTCCACTCTCAGATTTAATAGCTATCATATCTGACTTTAATATTAAACCTACTCTCTCATATTTGAGATCATTAAAACTTTTCAATCTTTTCTCAATGTCACCATCACTCATCTTGTCTGTAATTAAAACCGCAATCCCTGTAGGATTGACAAATGTCTTTTCATGTCTAAAGAGGACTGTCTCTCCCCCGGTTTTAAAAGCATTGTCTCCAGAACCGATTGTAACAGGCAATACCGGCGGGGCAGATGCTGAAGATAGTTTCTCTTTTGCTTCATCTGAGACATGAGGACATGAATCGAGCTCTGCCTGTCCCGCTGCCAGCTTCATAGCAAAAGCGAGGCATGTGGGAACACCACAATCTTTGCAATTTGTCTGCGGTAACATTTTATAGATTTCTACACCCGTAAGTCCCATTTTTTATCTCCTTTAATAAAAATAATTCATTATATCTATCAGAAATTTCATTAAAATTTACAATGCACATCATGATAATATTCAGGAAGTGCGCCGTAATTTAATAATGAAGAATCAATTGCCAGCTACAGAATAGAATCCATCTCTAAAGCAGGATGTCCCTTCTCAGTAATATAGACCAGCACCTCTTCCTCTGTTGTCGCTACTGTTTCATCTGCTATCTTATCTAGAAGATCGGGTATACCTATCTCTTTAGCTCGTGCATCAAAACGCTCCTTTATTTCCTCCTTCAATGCCTTTGGTAACCATACGAGGCGTTTCAATCCACCCTCAGCAGATATAAACTTTTTACTTGTGATGTAATATTTACTATGTCCCAGAAAACCGGGGGTTACATTTCCACCACCTACTGTTCCAGCAAGCGTTGTAAATTTCATGCCGCATGGCGTCTCCCCTGATGTATCCCTGTCTACAGTCATGATTCCATTACAAGTAGGTAGGAGAGCTGCAATGCACTCAAAACATCCACAGGAAGTCATTGGATTTCTCATAATGCTATATGCATCCACAGTGGTTACGTTGCCGCGTGATGCCTTTGAAACAAAGGCATCTGTCCCCTTCCAAGTGCCATGTACTTCATCAATCGCCTCTTCCTTGTATACTGGCTGGTTGGGTCCTGTAGGATTTATCTCATAGGATGCCTTGCAATCAAGCCAATTATATGCGCCACAGAGACCGGTTCTTTCCGGTGTTACTATGCATACGTGATTGGGAGCAAAGGACTGACATAGTGTACAAGAGTAAAAGGGATCTGTATCTTCATCCGTCATCCCTGCTATTCGGTCATCCCTCTTTTTATATATTGCCCTGGCCTTTTTAAGAATCTCGTCCACTTTGTCCTGTTCAGTATATAGTGTAATTTGAACCTTATCAAAAATTGTACCAAAATCCTGATGGAGTTTTGCATGTAAAATATCCCCAATATTGGATAGTGTAAATCCCTTTTCAACTGCCTGCTTGCTAACGCGTATCCAAGCTATATCCCTCTGCCCAATATGCATTATTCCCTGAGCATAATTTATAAGATGATGGATCTGTCTCTCAAGAATGGGCTCAAAGTCATCCTGCATCTCTCTACCTGCAACCTGAACATATATAGCTAAAGGCAGCTTTGTACCAGGTTCGATATCCTTAACATCAGGACCTATAACCTCTATCTTGCCATCTGTTACCTCGTTCAAATCAGCGGAGGTAACCAATTCAACAGCTGTAGTCCTTCCACCACCAGCTTCTAAATAGATATCATCACCTCTTACACGCTCGCCCTCAAATGCAGGACCATATGAAACAGGCACAGGGACCTTAGATACTGTCACCTTTAGTCCCCTAACCTCTATAGATTTTTGAACAATCTCATCATGCGGAATGTTTGAAACGACATGCTCGTAAGTACAGACACCCGTAGGTAGTATCTCTGGGATTGGAGTATCAGCGATAACAGGAAAACCATAATTAACACAAGCTAAACCATTTGCATACCATTCATCACTGACATACCCAAAGGTGATTGCAAAGGCAAATATTCTATCCTTGTTATATATAAGAATTTTTCTGTAATCACCTGGATCGATTCCACCAAAGGACATCGCAGCCCTGGTAGCAAAGCCTACGGCAAATACCGCAGCGCTTACTTCAGGACCAAATGAAACGAGCCTAGTGCCCCATCCGATCTGAACTCCCTCATCTACAAGCTGTTGTGACATTGTTCTGCCATCT
Proteins encoded:
- the acsC gene encoding acetyl-CoA decarbonylase/synthase complex subunit gamma, coding for MGLTGVEIYKMLPQTNCKDCGVPTCLAFAMKLAAGQAELDSCPHVSDEAKEKLSSASAPPVLPVTIGSGDNAFKTGGETVLFRHEKTFVNPTGIAVLITDKMSDGDIEKRLKSFNDLKYERVGLILKSDMIAIKSESGDASAFEQLVNKVKGAVDCGLILMSDKVDVLSTGVKAAADRRPLLYAATKENVEEVGNLAKENKCSVAVKGSSIDEVIELTNKLSDMGLKEIVIDSGSRKMKKAFEDQIIIRRAAIKNTFRPLGFPTITFPCDMTDDFMEETLIASTFIAKYSGIVVLSDLEGFSLFPLLVERMNIYTDPQRPMATEQGIYEINNPDEKSPVLITTNFSLTYFIVSGEIEGSRVPTWLLVMDTEGLSVLTAWAAGKFVADAIGPFVKKSGIVDKISNKTLIIPGYSASISGELEEELSDWKITIGPREAAHIPAFLKEYSA
- the acsB gene encoding acetyl-CoA decarbonylase/synthase complex subunit alpha/beta, whose product is MSKIIASAGIRGAYNIIDRADKKVKEAIDKFGPNQEVAFPNTGYYLPIIYGISGQKVEKLTDMETTIKVCRSLLPPLVKEKHHLPYLGPALDAGMATAFAEELIEAIKYIEDPNIYVQGEDVTDSNIWLGAADDIIMRKRGVEFVDGTAPGFAAMLGAPEDPKVAAKIALELQEKNLYVFMAADTDGRTMSQQLVDEGVQIGWGTRLVSFGPEVSAAVFAVGFATRAAMSFGGIDPGDYRKILIYNKDRIFAFAITFGYVSDEWYANGLACVNYGFPVIADTPIPEILPTGVCTYEHVVSNIPHDEIVQKSIEVRGLKVTVSKVPVPVSYGPAFEGERVRGDDIYLEAGGGRTTAVELVTSADLNEVTDGKIEVIGPDVKDIEPGTKLPLAIYVQVAGREMQDDFEPILERQIHHLINYAQGIMHIGQRDIAWIRVSKQAVEKGFTLSNIGDILHAKLHQDFGTIFDKVQITLYTEQDKVDEILKKARAIYKKRDDRIAGMTDEDTDPFYSCTLCQSFAPNHVCIVTPERTGLCGAYNWLDCKASYEINPTGPNQPVYKEEAIDEVHGTWKGTDAFVSKASRGNVTTVDAYSIMRNPMTSCGCFECIAALLPTCNGIMTVDRDTSGETPCGMKFTTLAGTVGGGNVTPGFLGHSKYYITSKKFISAEGGLKRLVWLPKALKEEIKERFDARAKEIGIPDLLDKIADETVATTEEEVLVYITEKGHPALEMDSIL
- a CDS encoding dihydropteroate synthase, producing MEDHNWPKRGGSHSSILKRILSIDKRRNKGMSFIRIGENLNVMSKVLGPAMKERNARPIQEMVEKEVEAGVDYIDVNIGPARKGGDEMMEWLVNTIQEVTTDIPLALDTTNMAATEAGLKVCKIPALINSVSIQTSRFESGLKLAKQYNADLIALLWSDDGMPRDANERAMHIVDFVQKATELDIPIEKLWVDPIVSPISVEINQVKACVECMGMLKDIAPGAKSTVGLSNVSNGVPDELRPWLNIPYLIMLMKNGLHSAIVDAFDDDLNSVVNGERENLTKLVHSIMDGEKVDMNTLSEDEVKYAKSVKVLMGESLFSDSWLEV